The Ornithorhynchus anatinus isolate Pmale09 chromosome X2, mOrnAna1.pri.v4, whole genome shotgun sequence genome window below encodes:
- the PLIN5 gene encoding perilipin-5 isoform X1, with protein sequence MARMEQKEEKEKRPQREREDPEQETLVSRITGLPLVSSTYDLVSAAYSAHKEQHPYLHSVCGVAERGVLGLAAVAVSSAQPLLTRLEPQIATANEYACRGLDKLEEKLPFLHQPSEKVVSSARGAVSSGVSGMVDLARRGRRWSVELTSAVVAGGVDAALGTRVGRMVTEGVGAVLGRSEELLDHLLPLSDEELGKLAEAAGGPTVTSLEEQRRHQTYFVRLGSLSARLRRRAYQHSLGKLRLSKERVQEALAQLHETLELQIEYVKQGVDHTFHSSQSKLHQLWQDWSRSRQEDERDGGLRRLQAESQTLALSCELTTELQATCETLASSIHGLPPAIQDKVREVRQNVEDLHAAFSAAQSFHDLSGAVLAQGRGQVTQAHESVDELVDYVMQNIPLPWLVGPFAPYLTERPRTPQNLAQQVDEVVPGRRPSVLDGDRWAGMEWQAQAEAWEAEQGLPPQEKKGEEEEEEKSAVAAEEEEEKNPVTPRVVKPRIMPELDF encoded by the exons ATGGCCCGGATGgaacagaaggaggagaaagagaaaagacctCAGCGGGAAAGGGAGGATCCAGAacaggag acACTGGTGAGCCGGATCACTGGCCTGCCCCTGGTCAGCTCCACGTATGACCTGGTGTCGGCGGCCTACAGTGCTCACAAGGAGCAGCACCCATATCTGCACTCCGTCTGCGGGGTGGCCGAGCGGGGGGTCCTGGGCCTAGCGGCCGTCGCGGTCAGCAGCGCCCAACCGCTTCTCACCCGACTGGAGCCACAGA TTGCCACAGCAAATGAGTACGCCTGCAGGGGGCTAGACAAGCTAGAAGAAAAACTCCCTTTCCTGCACCAGCCCTCTGAGAAG GTGGTGAGCTCGGCCCGGGGTGCGGTGTCCAGCGGGGTGAGCGGCATGGTGGACCTGGCCCGGCGAGGCCGGCGCTGGAGCGTGGAGCTGACCAGCGCGGTGGTGGCCGGCGGGGTGGATGCTGCCCTGGGCACCCGCGTTGGCCGGATGGTGACCGAAGGGGTGGGAGCCGTGCTGGGTCGGTCCGAAGAGCTCCTGGACCACCTGCTGCCCCTGAGCGACGAGGAGCTGG gcaAGCTGGCCGAGGCCGCAGGTGGGCCAACGGTGACCTCGTTGGAAGAGCAGCGGCGGCACCAGACCTACTTTGTGCGCCTCGGCTCCCTGTCTGCTCGGCTGCGCCGGCGCGCGTACCAACACTCGCTGGGCAAACTGCGGCTCAGTAAAGAAAGAGTCCAGGAGGCCCTGGCTCAGCTGCATGAGACCCTGGAGCTG CAGATCGAGTACGTGAAGCAGGGGGTGGACCACACGTTCCACAGCAGCCAGAGCAAGCTGCACCAGCTGTGGCAGGACTGGAGCCGCAGCCGGCAGGAGGACGAGCGCGACGGTGGGCTCCGGAGGCTGCAG GCAGAGTCCCAGACTCTGGCCCTGTCCTGTGAGTTGACCACGGAGCTGCAGGCCACATGTGAGACCCTGGCGTCCAGCATCCACGGGCTGCCCCCAGCTATCCAGGACAAGGTGCGGGAAGTGCGGCAAAACGTGGAGGATCTGCACGCGGCCTTTTCGGCCGCCCAGTCCTTCCACGACCTTTCGGGGGCGGTGTTGGCTCAAGGCCGGGGCCAGGTGACCCAGGCCCACGAGTCCGTGGATGAGCTGGTGGACTACGTGATGCAGAACATCCCCTTACCCTGGCTGGTGGGGCCTTTCGCCCCGTACCTCACGGAGCGGCCCCGCACCCCTCAGAACCTGGCCCAGCAGGTTGACGAGGTGGTGCCCGGCCGCCGCCCCAGCGTCCTGGATGGGGACCGCTGGGCTGGCATGGAGTGGCAGGCTCAGGCGGAGGCGTGGGAGGCGGAGCAGGGGCTGCCACcccaggagaagaagggggaggaagaggaggaggagaagagcgcGGTagcggcagaggaggaagaggagaagaacccAGTCACCCCAAGAGTGGtcaagccaaggataatgcccgAATTGGACTTTTGA
- the SEMA6B gene encoding semaphorin-6B isoform X2, which produces MRPPGSLLLLLLLLETGEALFPEEPRPISVAPQHYLKQYPVFVGSGADRTEGGAEPLNIQRMLRVNRTLFIGDRDHLYRLELEPPPIRELHYHRKLTWRSNQNDINICRMKGKQEAECRNFVKVLLVRNASTLFVCGSNAFNPICANYSLDTLEPMGDNISGMARCPYDPRHANVALFSDGMLFTATVTDFLAIDAVIYRSLGNSPTLRTVKHDSKWFKEPYFVHAVEWKGHVYFFFREIAMEFNYLEKVVVSRVARVCSNDAGGSPRVLEKQWTSFLKARLNCSVPGDSHFYFNVIQAVTNVVTLGGRSVVLAVFSTPDNSIPGSAVCAFDMAQMAAVFDGRFREQKSPESIWTPVPEELVPKPRPGCCAAPGMRYNSSNAFPDEILNFVKTHPLMDEAVPSLGTVPWIIRTLTWHPLTRIVVDTAAGPGGNHTVIFLGSDTGAVLKFLIHPDPGPGPGPHSVFLEEFETYRPDRCGGESDAGRRLLGMELDPAAGALLLAFPRCVVRVPVARCQQHTGCMKSCIGSRDPYCGWTPDGACVFLDPLSRATFHQDLSGGGAAHLGDCDGLVKESFVEEPDGLVSVNLLVVSSVAAFVIGAVVSGFSVCWFVAQRDRRRLARRKEQETVMLPHGEAAVLSVSRLGERQRGTGGRGGRPPPQTLLAPLMPHGWPKALPHGDGHPPPGLDSGALPTPEQTPLQQKRCPRGWDPGPGGRLHASLRDPPAGPPPRAGAAPRGPHGPRARGAPHRGAAHGGRTLPAGRGRPPGHPPPQPRPAPGGLGPHGLRRPAALEPRREPAPRRPPAPHPHLQ; this is translated from the exons ATGCGTCCTCCCggctctctgctgctgctgctgctgctgctggagacaGGGGAGGCATTGTTCCCCGAGGAGCCGAGACCTATCAGCGTAGCCCCCCAACACt ACCTGAAGCAGTACCCTGTGTTCGTGGGTAGCGGCGCAGACCGGACCGAGGGCGGCGCGGAGCCGCTGAACATCCAGCGCATGTTGCGCGTCAACCGGACCCTCTTCATCGGAGACAG ggaCCATCTGTACAGGCTGGAGCTGGAGCCGCCCCCAATCCGGGAGCTGCATTATCACCGC AAGCTGACCTGGCGCTCGAACCAGAACGACATCAACATCTGCCGAATGAAAGGGAAGCAGGAG GCCGAATGCCGGAATTTCGTGAAGGTGCTCTTGGTGCGCAACGCCAGCACCCTGTTCGTCTGCGGCTCTAACGCCTTCAACCCCATCTGTGCCAACTACAGC CTGGACACCCTGGAGCCCATGGGAGACAATATCAGTGGAATGGCCCGCTGCCCCTATGACCCCAGGCATGCCAACGTGGCCCTCTTCTCTG ATGGGATGCTGTTCACAGCTACAGTGACTGACTTCCTAGCCATCGACGCAGTGATCTACCGGAGTCTGGGCAACAGCCCTACCCTGCGCACTGTCAAACACGATTCCAAGTGGTTCAAAG AGCCGTACTTTGTCCACGCGGTCGAGTGGAAGGGGCACGTGTATTTCTTCTTCCGGGAGATCGCAATGGAGTTCAACTACCTAGAGAAG GTGGTGGTATCCCGGGTGGCCAGGGTGTGCAGCAACGATGCGGGGGGTTCCCCACgggtgctggagaagcagtggacGTCCTTCCTGAAGGCCCGGCTCAACTGCTCTGTCCCGGGGGACTCCCACTTCTACTTCAACGTCATCCAGGCCGTGACAAATGTGGTCACCCTGGGCGGGCGGTCCGTGGTCCTGGCCGTCTTCTCAACCCCAGACAACAG catccCCGGCTCGGCGGTCTGCGCCTTTGATATGGCTCAGATGGCGGCGGTTTTCGACGGCCGATTCCGAGAGCAGAAGTCGCCCGAATCCATCTGGACCCCGGTGCCAGAGGAGCTGGTGCCCAAGCCCCG GCCCGGCTGCTGTGCCGCCCCCGGGATGCGCTACAATTCGTCCAATGCCTTCCCGGACGAGATCCTCAACTTCGTCAAGACCCACCCACTCATGGACGAAGCTGTGCCCTCGCTGGGCACCGTGCCCTGGATCATCCGCACCCTGACCTG GCACCCGCTGACCCGCATCGTGGTGGACacggccgccggccccggggggaaCCACACCGTTATCTTCCTGGGCTCCGACACGGGCGCCGTCCTCAAGTTCCTCAtccaccccgaccccggccccggccccggcccccacagcgtcttcctggaggagtttgAGACCTACCGGCCCGACAG GTGCGGCGGCGAGAGCGACGCCGGCCGGCGGCTGCTGGGCATGGAGCTGGACCCCGCGGCAGGTGCCCTGCTGCTGGCCTTCCCGCGCTGCGTGGTCCGGGTGCCTGTGGCCCGCTGCCAGCAGCACACGGGCTGCATGAA GAGCTGTATCGGCAGTCGGGACCCTTACTGCGGCTGGACACCAGATGGCGCCTGCGTCTTCCTCGACCCCCTTAGCAG AGCCACCTTCCACCAGGACCTCTCTGGAGGCGGCGCGGCCCACCTGGGAGACTGCGATG GGCTGGTGAAGGAGAGCTTCGTGGAGGAGCCCGACGGGCTGGTGTCGGTGAACCTGCTGGTGGTGTCGTCGGTGGCCGCCTTCGTCATCGGGGCCGTGGTGTCGGGCTTCAGCGTGTGCTGGTTCGTGGCCCAGCGGGACCGGCGGCGGCTGGCGCGGCGCAAGGAGCAGGAGACCGTGATGCTGCCCCACGGTGAGGCGGCCGTGCTGAGCGTCAGCCGTCTGGGCGAGCGCCAGCGAGGGactgggggccgcgggggccggccaCCCCCCCAGACCCTCCTGGCCCCCCTCATGCCCCACGGCTGGCCCAAGGCCCTGCCGCACGGCGACGGCCACCCCCCGCCCGGCCTGGACTCcggggccctccccacccccgagcaGACCCCCCTGCAGCAGAAGCGCTGCCCCCGGGGCTGGgacccgggccccggcggccggcTCCACGCCTCGCTCCGGgaccctcccgccggcccccccccacGGGCGGGCGCTGCCCCACGCGGGCCTCATGGACCCCGAGCCCGGGGTGCCCCCCACCGGGGAGCCGCCCACGGGGGACGGACGCTACCTGCCGGCCGCGGCCGACCTCCCggtcaccccccgccccagccccgacCAGCGCCGGGTGGTCTCGGCCCCCACGGACTCCGACGCCCCGCGGCCCTGGAGCCCCGACGTGAGCCTGCCCCGCGCCGGCCCCCTGCGCCGCACCCGCACCTTCAATag
- the SEMA6B gene encoding semaphorin-6B isoform X1, with translation MRPPGSLLLLLLLLETGEALFPEEPRPISVAPQHYLKQYPVFVGSGADRTEGGAEPLNIQRMLRVNRTLFIGDRDHLYRLELEPPPIRELHYHRKLTWRSNQNDINICRMKGKQEAECRNFVKVLLVRNASTLFVCGSNAFNPICANYSLDTLEPMGDNISGMARCPYDPRHANVALFSDGMLFTATVTDFLAIDAVIYRSLGNSPTLRTVKHDSKWFKEPYFVHAVEWKGHVYFFFREIAMEFNYLEKVVVSRVARVCSNDAGGSPRVLEKQWTSFLKARLNCSVPGDSHFYFNVIQAVTNVVTLGGRSVVLAVFSTPDNSIPGSAVCAFDMAQMAAVFDGRFREQKSPESIWTPVPEELVPKPRPGCCAAPGMRYNSSNAFPDEILNFVKTHPLMDEAVPSLGTVPWIIRTLTWCGGESDAGRRLLGMELDPAAGALLLAFPRCVVRVPVARCQQHTGCMKSCIGSRDPYCGWTPDGACVFLDPLSRATFHQDLSGGGAAHLGDCDGLVKESFVEEPDGLVSVNLLVVSSVAAFVIGAVVSGFSVCWFVAQRDRRRLARRKEQETVMLPHGEAAVLSVSRLGERQRGTGGRGGRPPPQTLLAPLMPHGWPKALPHGDGHPPPGLDSGALPTPEQTPLQQKRCPRGWDPGPGGRLHASLRDPPAGPPPRAGAAPRGPHGPRARGAPHRGAAHGGRTLPAGRGRPPGHPPPQPRPAPGGLGPHGLRRPAALEPRREPAPRRPPAPHPHLQ, from the exons ATGCGTCCTCCCggctctctgctgctgctgctgctgctgctggagacaGGGGAGGCATTGTTCCCCGAGGAGCCGAGACCTATCAGCGTAGCCCCCCAACACt ACCTGAAGCAGTACCCTGTGTTCGTGGGTAGCGGCGCAGACCGGACCGAGGGCGGCGCGGAGCCGCTGAACATCCAGCGCATGTTGCGCGTCAACCGGACCCTCTTCATCGGAGACAG ggaCCATCTGTACAGGCTGGAGCTGGAGCCGCCCCCAATCCGGGAGCTGCATTATCACCGC AAGCTGACCTGGCGCTCGAACCAGAACGACATCAACATCTGCCGAATGAAAGGGAAGCAGGAG GCCGAATGCCGGAATTTCGTGAAGGTGCTCTTGGTGCGCAACGCCAGCACCCTGTTCGTCTGCGGCTCTAACGCCTTCAACCCCATCTGTGCCAACTACAGC CTGGACACCCTGGAGCCCATGGGAGACAATATCAGTGGAATGGCCCGCTGCCCCTATGACCCCAGGCATGCCAACGTGGCCCTCTTCTCTG ATGGGATGCTGTTCACAGCTACAGTGACTGACTTCCTAGCCATCGACGCAGTGATCTACCGGAGTCTGGGCAACAGCCCTACCCTGCGCACTGTCAAACACGATTCCAAGTGGTTCAAAG AGCCGTACTTTGTCCACGCGGTCGAGTGGAAGGGGCACGTGTATTTCTTCTTCCGGGAGATCGCAATGGAGTTCAACTACCTAGAGAAG GTGGTGGTATCCCGGGTGGCCAGGGTGTGCAGCAACGATGCGGGGGGTTCCCCACgggtgctggagaagcagtggacGTCCTTCCTGAAGGCCCGGCTCAACTGCTCTGTCCCGGGGGACTCCCACTTCTACTTCAACGTCATCCAGGCCGTGACAAATGTGGTCACCCTGGGCGGGCGGTCCGTGGTCCTGGCCGTCTTCTCAACCCCAGACAACAG catccCCGGCTCGGCGGTCTGCGCCTTTGATATGGCTCAGATGGCGGCGGTTTTCGACGGCCGATTCCGAGAGCAGAAGTCGCCCGAATCCATCTGGACCCCGGTGCCAGAGGAGCTGGTGCCCAAGCCCCG GCCCGGCTGCTGTGCCGCCCCCGGGATGCGCTACAATTCGTCCAATGCCTTCCCGGACGAGATCCTCAACTTCGTCAAGACCCACCCACTCATGGACGAAGCTGTGCCCTCGCTGGGCACCGTGCCCTGGATCATCCGCACCCTGACCTG GTGCGGCGGCGAGAGCGACGCCGGCCGGCGGCTGCTGGGCATGGAGCTGGACCCCGCGGCAGGTGCCCTGCTGCTGGCCTTCCCGCGCTGCGTGGTCCGGGTGCCTGTGGCCCGCTGCCAGCAGCACACGGGCTGCATGAA GAGCTGTATCGGCAGTCGGGACCCTTACTGCGGCTGGACACCAGATGGCGCCTGCGTCTTCCTCGACCCCCTTAGCAG AGCCACCTTCCACCAGGACCTCTCTGGAGGCGGCGCGGCCCACCTGGGAGACTGCGATG GGCTGGTGAAGGAGAGCTTCGTGGAGGAGCCCGACGGGCTGGTGTCGGTGAACCTGCTGGTGGTGTCGTCGGTGGCCGCCTTCGTCATCGGGGCCGTGGTGTCGGGCTTCAGCGTGTGCTGGTTCGTGGCCCAGCGGGACCGGCGGCGGCTGGCGCGGCGCAAGGAGCAGGAGACCGTGATGCTGCCCCACGGTGAGGCGGCCGTGCTGAGCGTCAGCCGTCTGGGCGAGCGCCAGCGAGGGactgggggccgcgggggccggccaCCCCCCCAGACCCTCCTGGCCCCCCTCATGCCCCACGGCTGGCCCAAGGCCCTGCCGCACGGCGACGGCCACCCCCCGCCCGGCCTGGACTCcggggccctccccacccccgagcaGACCCCCCTGCAGCAGAAGCGCTGCCCCCGGGGCTGGgacccgggccccggcggccggcTCCACGCCTCGCTCCGGgaccctcccgccggcccccccccacGGGCGGGCGCTGCCCCACGCGGGCCTCATGGACCCCGAGCCCGGGGTGCCCCCCACCGGGGAGCCGCCCACGGGGGACGGACGCTACCTGCCGGCCGCGGCCGACCTCCCggtcaccccccgccccagccccgacCAGCGCCGGGTGGTCTCGGCCCCCACGGACTCCGACGCCCCGCGGCCCTGGAGCCCCGACGTGAGCCTGCCCCGCGCCGGCCCCCTGCGCCGCACCCGCACCTTCAATag
- the PLIN5 gene encoding perilipin-5 isoform X2 — protein sequence MARMEQKEEKEKRPQREREDPEQETLVSRITGLPLVSSTYDLVSAAYSAHKEQHPYLHSVCGVAERGVLGLAAVAVSSAQPLLTRLEPQIATANEYACRGLDKLEEKLPFLHQPSEKVVSSARGAVSSGVSGMVDLARRGRRWSVELTSAVVAGGVDAALGTRVGRMVTEGVGAVLGRSEELLDHLLPLSDEELGKLAEAAGGPTVTSLEEQRRHQTYFVRLGSLSARLRRRAYQHSLGKLRLSKERVQEALAQLHETLELIEYVKQGVDHTFHSSQSKLHQLWQDWSRSRQEDERDGGLRRLQAESQTLALSCELTTELQATCETLASSIHGLPPAIQDKVREVRQNVEDLHAAFSAAQSFHDLSGAVLAQGRGQVTQAHESVDELVDYVMQNIPLPWLVGPFAPYLTERPRTPQNLAQQVDEVVPGRRPSVLDGDRWAGMEWQAQAEAWEAEQGLPPQEKKGEEEEEEKSAVAAEEEEEKNPVTPRVVKPRIMPELDF from the exons ATGGCCCGGATGgaacagaaggaggagaaagagaaaagacctCAGCGGGAAAGGGAGGATCCAGAacaggag acACTGGTGAGCCGGATCACTGGCCTGCCCCTGGTCAGCTCCACGTATGACCTGGTGTCGGCGGCCTACAGTGCTCACAAGGAGCAGCACCCATATCTGCACTCCGTCTGCGGGGTGGCCGAGCGGGGGGTCCTGGGCCTAGCGGCCGTCGCGGTCAGCAGCGCCCAACCGCTTCTCACCCGACTGGAGCCACAGA TTGCCACAGCAAATGAGTACGCCTGCAGGGGGCTAGACAAGCTAGAAGAAAAACTCCCTTTCCTGCACCAGCCCTCTGAGAAG GTGGTGAGCTCGGCCCGGGGTGCGGTGTCCAGCGGGGTGAGCGGCATGGTGGACCTGGCCCGGCGAGGCCGGCGCTGGAGCGTGGAGCTGACCAGCGCGGTGGTGGCCGGCGGGGTGGATGCTGCCCTGGGCACCCGCGTTGGCCGGATGGTGACCGAAGGGGTGGGAGCCGTGCTGGGTCGGTCCGAAGAGCTCCTGGACCACCTGCTGCCCCTGAGCGACGAGGAGCTGG gcaAGCTGGCCGAGGCCGCAGGTGGGCCAACGGTGACCTCGTTGGAAGAGCAGCGGCGGCACCAGACCTACTTTGTGCGCCTCGGCTCCCTGTCTGCTCGGCTGCGCCGGCGCGCGTACCAACACTCGCTGGGCAAACTGCGGCTCAGTAAAGAAAGAGTCCAGGAGGCCCTGGCTCAGCTGCATGAGACCCTGGAGCTG ATCGAGTACGTGAAGCAGGGGGTGGACCACACGTTCCACAGCAGCCAGAGCAAGCTGCACCAGCTGTGGCAGGACTGGAGCCGCAGCCGGCAGGAGGACGAGCGCGACGGTGGGCTCCGGAGGCTGCAG GCAGAGTCCCAGACTCTGGCCCTGTCCTGTGAGTTGACCACGGAGCTGCAGGCCACATGTGAGACCCTGGCGTCCAGCATCCACGGGCTGCCCCCAGCTATCCAGGACAAGGTGCGGGAAGTGCGGCAAAACGTGGAGGATCTGCACGCGGCCTTTTCGGCCGCCCAGTCCTTCCACGACCTTTCGGGGGCGGTGTTGGCTCAAGGCCGGGGCCAGGTGACCCAGGCCCACGAGTCCGTGGATGAGCTGGTGGACTACGTGATGCAGAACATCCCCTTACCCTGGCTGGTGGGGCCTTTCGCCCCGTACCTCACGGAGCGGCCCCGCACCCCTCAGAACCTGGCCCAGCAGGTTGACGAGGTGGTGCCCGGCCGCCGCCCCAGCGTCCTGGATGGGGACCGCTGGGCTGGCATGGAGTGGCAGGCTCAGGCGGAGGCGTGGGAGGCGGAGCAGGGGCTGCCACcccaggagaagaagggggaggaagaggaggaggagaagagcgcGGTagcggcagaggaggaagaggagaagaacccAGTCACCCCAAGAGTGGtcaagccaaggataatgcccgAATTGGACTTTTGA